A single genomic interval of Sinorhizobium meliloti harbors:
- a CDS encoding DUF6505 family protein produces the protein MALNLPRTIRLDPSDTFVYSRAAEPGEWAVPGTFLFFGIDPETLAGKKRQAFRAGFLGIESFGWSTLVVVTEVKAEERAAAVERLAEQLVAHCGAPDLETARPAAEEEIAFAQSLCDHPPNTILALHRASEQTGIREAFRTLHPKVGRLDMATAFNAIEIDEENDRMEELDIRTLAGRHT, from the coding sequence ATGGCTTTGAACCTGCCGCGCACCATCCGCCTCGATCCGTCCGATACGTTCGTCTATTCGCGCGCCGCCGAGCCCGGCGAATGGGCGGTACCGGGTACATTCCTTTTCTTCGGCATCGACCCCGAAACCCTCGCCGGCAAGAAACGGCAGGCTTTTCGAGCCGGCTTCCTGGGCATCGAAAGTTTTGGCTGGTCCACCCTCGTTGTCGTGACGGAGGTGAAGGCGGAAGAACGCGCTGCGGCCGTTGAGCGCCTGGCCGAACAGTTGGTCGCGCATTGCGGCGCCCCCGATCTTGAAACAGCGCGGCCGGCCGCCGAAGAAGAAATCGCGTTTGCGCAATCGCTTTGCGATCACCCGCCAAACACCATACTTGCCCTCCACCGCGCCAGCGAGCAGACTGGGATCCGGGAGGCGTTCCGTACCCTTCACCCGAAGGTGGGTCGACTGGATATGGCAACGGCCTTCAACGCTATAGAGATTGACGAGGAAAACGACCGGATGGAAGAGCTCGATATCCGGACGTTGGCGGGAAGGCACACGTGA
- a CDS encoding TorD/DmsD family molecular chaperone, whose product MVACQGQAVAFVRYRVTMRNPFRQHGQGMMNPDLLSDQAWEQPDGADASIFGAGTDVLDDIDQARADEYALLASLLITPPDSESLARLSYLQDNSDAPLGRAHIALAQAAASYSHDAICREYSELFIGVGRGELLPYASYYLTGFLNERPLARLRADMARFGIERAEGNCEPEDHLASICEMMSGFACNHFAVSHDEEQDFFKRHVEPWAGRFFSDLEHAKAAKFYRSVGTVGRLFIEIDSEAFAMAARQNA is encoded by the coding sequence GTGGTAGCCTGTCAAGGTCAGGCTGTTGCATTCGTTCGGTATCGGGTTACTATGAGAAACCCATTCAGGCAGCACGGTCAAGGTATGATGAACCCCGACTTGCTTTCAGATCAGGCCTGGGAACAGCCAGATGGAGCGGATGCTTCAATCTTCGGTGCAGGAACAGATGTTCTCGATGACATCGACCAGGCCCGGGCGGACGAATACGCACTCCTCGCCTCACTATTGATCACCCCGCCGGACAGCGAATCGCTCGCCAGGCTTTCATACTTGCAGGACAACAGCGATGCACCGCTCGGCCGTGCTCACATTGCACTTGCTCAAGCGGCAGCATCGTATTCGCACGATGCGATCTGTCGCGAATATTCCGAGCTGTTCATTGGCGTGGGACGCGGCGAACTCCTTCCCTACGCATCCTATTATCTCACCGGCTTCCTCAACGAACGCCCGCTTGCGCGCCTGCGGGCAGACATGGCCCGTTTCGGTATCGAGCGCGCCGAGGGCAATTGCGAACCCGAGGATCATCTAGCCAGCATATGCGAGATGATGAGCGGCTTTGCCTGCAATCACTTTGCCGTCTCCCACGACGAGGAGCAGGATTTCTTCAAACGCCACGTCGAGCCGTGGGCCGGGCGTTTCTTCAGCGACCTGGAACACGCTAAGGCCGCCAAATTCTACCGGTCGGTCGGCACGGTCGGTCGGCTTTTCATCGAGATCGACAGCGAAGCCTTCGCCATGGCGGCACGGCAAAACGCATAG
- a CDS encoding ABC transporter permease yields the protein MSETLTAWQLIASGDATLFAIVGLSLAVSLTAVVAAGIIGFPLGAILALTRFPGRTAMVVVLNGFMGLPPVVVGLSVYLLLSRSGPLGELGLLFTPTAMVIAQAFLVLPIIAALTRQTVEDLWLEYREELGAMGVGWASRVATLLWDSRFSLVTVLLAGFGRAAAEVGTVMIVGGNIDGFTRTMTTTIALETSKGNIALAIGLGIILILLILLVNATAWGVRVWAVERAG from the coding sequence ATGTCGGAAACACTCACTGCATGGCAGCTTATCGCATCCGGAGATGCCACCCTATTTGCGATCGTCGGCCTGTCGCTGGCCGTCAGCCTGACGGCTGTCGTAGCTGCGGGGATTATCGGTTTTCCGCTTGGTGCCATTCTCGCGCTGACCCGCTTCCCCGGCCGCACGGCAATGGTCGTGGTGTTGAACGGTTTCATGGGCTTGCCGCCGGTTGTCGTCGGTTTGAGCGTCTACCTGCTGCTATCGCGGTCAGGGCCGCTGGGAGAACTCGGTCTCCTCTTTACGCCGACCGCCATGGTTATCGCGCAGGCATTTCTGGTGCTGCCCATCATTGCCGCGCTGACGCGCCAGACAGTTGAGGATCTTTGGCTCGAATATCGCGAGGAGTTGGGCGCCATGGGGGTCGGCTGGGCCAGCAGGGTTGCGACACTTTTGTGGGACAGCCGCTTCAGCCTCGTTACCGTCTTGCTTGCAGGCTTCGGCAGGGCCGCGGCCGAAGTCGGCACGGTGATGATCGTCGGCGGCAATATCGATGGCTTCACCCGGACTATGACCACCACGATTGCTCTGGAAACCTCAAAGGGAAATATTGCCCTCGCGATCGGGCTTGGCATCATCCTTATTCTCCTCATTCTGCTGGTAAATGCCACTGCCTGGGGCGTGCGGGTATGGGCCGTGGAAAGGGCCGGTTAG
- a CDS encoding ATP-binding cassette domain-containing protein, with the protein MRAAASNLPLIFDDVSLSAGATTILDRISLTIGLGAPTFVLGPNGAGKTSLLRLCMGLLGPSRGVVSWGGRIDAGPERRAILFQKPVMLRRSVAANVAYGLAHAGCPRGLRAQRTEELLDSVDLSALASRPARRLSGGEQQRLALARALARQPEILLLDEPTASLDPAATRFVEEIILATSHSGTKIIMASHDLGQVRRLAGDVVFLAQGRLFEHANARDFFDRPATPQAAAFIRGDLVL; encoded by the coding sequence ATGCGCGCTGCTGCAAGCAATCTTCCCCTTATCTTCGATGACGTGTCGCTGAGCGCCGGTGCGACGACCATACTCGACCGAATAAGCCTGACGATCGGGCTGGGAGCGCCGACGTTTGTTCTTGGCCCCAATGGGGCGGGCAAGACCTCGCTGTTGCGGCTGTGCATGGGCTTGCTTGGCCCGTCGCGGGGGGTCGTGAGCTGGGGTGGCCGGATCGATGCCGGCCCCGAACGCCGAGCGATCCTGTTTCAAAAGCCCGTGATGTTGCGGCGCTCGGTTGCCGCGAATGTTGCGTATGGACTTGCTCACGCCGGTTGCCCGCGCGGCCTGCGCGCCCAGCGCACCGAGGAATTGCTCGACAGTGTTGACCTGAGTGCGCTGGCTTCGAGGCCTGCGCGCCGTTTGTCGGGCGGTGAACAGCAAAGACTGGCGCTTGCGCGTGCTCTGGCGCGCCAGCCGGAAATTCTCCTGCTCGATGAACCGACCGCAAGCCTTGATCCGGCGGCAACGCGCTTTGTGGAGGAAATCATCCTTGCGACGTCCCATTCCGGCACCAAGATCATCATGGCTTCACACGATCTGGGCCAGGTGCGCAGACTTGCCGGAGATGTCGTGTTCCTGGCCCAGGGCCGTCTCTTCGAGCATGCCAATGCAAGGGATTTTTTCGATCGTCCAGCCACGCCGCAGGCTGCAGCCTTTATACGCGGCGATCTCGTCCTTTGA
- a CDS encoding 4Fe-4S binding protein, with protein MPDFGQSVARGCSSDQIQSGNQLCGAELDRVRNALNGGDDITIACTQQERLFREVAQERGFAGELAFVNIRETSGWSAQGASAGPKAAALVAMAAETVTSPTSVTLASNGVVLVYGRNEAAIEAGRQLADEMDVTVLLTRPDDVTPHRVWDFPVVQGTIRNARGHLGAFELTIDDFAMPSPSSRKRLRFGAPRDGALSNADIVLDLSGGAPLFPAHELRAGYLRADPADRAGLAAAIAKAAGLVGEFEKPRYINFSADLCAHSRSRITGCTRCINLCPTGAIAPAGDHVAIDADVCAGCGSCAAACPTGAAAYAFPDAAALLRRLRTLLLTYHRVGGSDPIVLFHDEGHGEPLIDALARFGQGLPANVLPVGVNEITQLGVEAWTAPAAWGAVAIRALSSARGKHDLTGLARNVTIANLLGQSLGYGADLCGVIEADDPDDLQTVLGRMVPQADARKPVTFLPVGGKRSLLKSSVIGLYEAAPTPVERTALPAAAPFGGLDVNVDACTLCLSCVSACPTGALSDSEERPALYFAESACVQCGLCAATCPEKAIALVPQLDFQAWNGPRRVIKQEEPFHCIRCDTPFGTKSTVERIVDKLEGKHWMFSGENARRLDVVRMCDNCRVESVMNEGFDPYEASGRPAPRTTEDYLRERDATTDKSVEFSRGGSQPAKSGSALHDPRDR; from the coding sequence ATGCCGGACTTTGGCCAGAGTGTCGCCCGTGGATGCTCAAGCGACCAAATCCAATCTGGAAATCAACTCTGCGGCGCCGAACTCGACCGCGTCCGCAACGCATTGAATGGAGGCGACGACATCACGATAGCCTGCACACAGCAGGAACGGCTTTTCCGTGAAGTCGCGCAGGAACGTGGCTTTGCGGGCGAACTCGCTTTCGTCAACATCCGCGAGACGTCAGGCTGGTCGGCACAAGGGGCATCCGCCGGGCCGAAAGCCGCGGCACTCGTGGCGATGGCAGCGGAAACGGTCACTTCGCCGACCAGCGTTACGCTCGCGAGCAACGGCGTGGTGCTCGTCTATGGCCGGAACGAAGCGGCGATCGAGGCTGGACGGCAGCTTGCCGACGAGATGGACGTCACGGTTCTTTTGACGCGGCCGGACGATGTCACGCCCCATCGCGTCTGGGATTTCCCCGTTGTGCAGGGCACGATCCGCAACGCGCGCGGTCATCTCGGCGCGTTTGAACTGACGATCGACGATTTCGCGATGCCATCGCCATCGTCGCGCAAGCGTCTGCGTTTTGGCGCGCCGCGGGATGGCGCACTATCGAATGCCGATATAGTTCTTGACCTTTCCGGCGGCGCTCCCCTGTTTCCTGCCCATGAATTGCGGGCAGGTTATCTGAGAGCGGATCCGGCCGACCGCGCGGGCCTTGCTGCCGCGATCGCCAAGGCAGCCGGCCTTGTGGGGGAATTCGAAAAGCCTCGCTACATCAATTTTTCCGCCGATCTTTGCGCCCATTCGCGTTCGCGCATCACCGGATGCACGCGCTGCATCAACCTTTGTCCTACGGGTGCGATTGCACCCGCTGGCGACCATGTCGCGATCGACGCTGATGTCTGCGCCGGCTGCGGCAGTTGCGCTGCCGCCTGTCCGACCGGTGCCGCCGCCTATGCTTTTCCGGATGCGGCGGCCCTGCTTCGACGCCTGCGCACGCTCCTGCTCACCTATCACAGGGTAGGCGGCAGCGATCCGATTGTGCTGTTTCACGATGAAGGTCATGGAGAGCCGCTTATCGATGCGCTGGCGCGTTTCGGGCAGGGACTGCCCGCGAATGTGCTGCCGGTCGGTGTGAATGAGATAACGCAGCTGGGGGTCGAGGCGTGGACTGCACCGGCCGCCTGGGGAGCGGTGGCGATCAGGGCCCTTTCTTCGGCGAGGGGGAAACATGACCTGACCGGCCTAGCCAGAAACGTCACCATCGCCAATCTTCTTGGACAATCGCTGGGTTATGGAGCCGATCTCTGCGGCGTGATCGAAGCGGACGACCCCGATGATCTGCAAACGGTTCTCGGGCGGATGGTGCCGCAAGCGGATGCGCGAAAGCCGGTGACATTCCTGCCGGTCGGAGGCAAGCGCAGCTTGCTGAAAAGCTCGGTGATCGGCTTGTATGAGGCCGCTCCGACGCCGGTAGAGCGCACGGCATTGCCAGCGGCCGCGCCATTTGGCGGGCTCGACGTCAATGTCGATGCCTGTACGCTGTGCCTGTCATGCGTATCGGCCTGTCCGACGGGCGCGCTCTCCGACAGTGAAGAGCGGCCAGCTTTGTATTTTGCCGAGAGCGCCTGCGTGCAGTGCGGGCTCTGTGCCGCGACTTGTCCAGAAAAGGCAATCGCGTTGGTACCGCAACTGGATTTCCAGGCCTGGAATGGCCCCCGCCGGGTGATCAAACAGGAAGAACCGTTCCATTGCATTCGATGCGACACGCCATTCGGAACGAAAAGTACCGTCGAACGCATCGTTGACAAGCTGGAGGGCAAGCACTGGATGTTTTCCGGCGAGAATGCCCGACGCCTCGATGTCGTGCGGATGTGCGATAACTGTCGTGTCGAATCCGTCATGAATGAAGGGTTCGATCCTTACGAAGCGTCGGGCCGTCCCGCTCCACGGACGACGGAAGATTACTTGCGGGAGCGCGACGCAACGACAGACAAATCGGTTGAGTTTAGTCGCGGCGGGTCTCAGCCTGCAAAAAGCGGATCAGCGCTGCACGATCCTCGGGATCGTTGA
- a CDS encoding biotin/lipoate--protein ligase family protein has protein sequence MFQHASVMDHAIELPPPYNLVMMRETGDAFAHARAIAAEWGAGTLVWARRDDLAEFAVVLEPEMPLVHARLAIYAGMNALADALGTHAPPSRPITFDWPDAIRVDGVLVGGGQLSWPAGTGETETPAWLIFSTMIRTTIVRVHEPGLRPLFGALDEVGFEAVNIGEIIASFSRHLMVGLDEWHDTGFARLARRWLDRVSPGGHNGRIADNGDLLVQAEPGQTSLTRRSLAQALASCSWLDPATGMPWL, from the coding sequence ATGTTTCAGCACGCTTCGGTGATGGACCACGCCATCGAACTGCCCCCGCCCTACAACCTCGTCATGATGCGCGAGACCGGCGACGCTTTTGCACACGCTCGCGCCATTGCCGCCGAATGGGGAGCAGGGACGCTGGTCTGGGCACGACGTGACGATCTGGCCGAGTTCGCCGTCGTGCTGGAACCGGAAATGCCGCTCGTGCATGCACGCCTGGCCATCTATGCTGGGATGAACGCACTGGCCGATGCGCTTGGCACACATGCGCCACCGTCACGACCCATCACCTTCGACTGGCCAGACGCGATCCGTGTCGACGGGGTCTTGGTCGGCGGCGGACAACTGAGCTGGCCGGCGGGAACGGGCGAGACCGAGACGCCGGCCTGGCTTATCTTCTCGACAATGATCCGCACCACGATCGTGCGCGTCCACGAACCGGGTCTGCGGCCGCTGTTCGGCGCACTGGACGAAGTGGGTTTCGAAGCCGTCAATATCGGCGAGATCATCGCCAGCTTTTCACGTCACCTGATGGTCGGCTTGGACGAATGGCACGACACCGGCTTTGCGCGGTTGGCTAGGCGATGGCTGGACCGCGTGTCGCCCGGAGGCCACAATGGACGGATCGCCGACAACGGGGATCTGCTGGTTCAGGCCGAACCCGGCCAGACTTCCCTTACGAGGCGGAGCCTGGCGCAGGCGCTTGCATCCTGTTCCTGGCTCGATCCCGCAACGGGAATGCCATGGCTTTGA
- a CDS encoding DUF3306 domain-containing protein, whose protein sequence is MSDGSDNHLARWSRRKLASRREHKPAAPELDQASGEVAENNDPVASCPERNLPEAKAAELEGVGVVEPLPHLEDLTAESDVAAFLKKGVPLALKHAALRKAWSLDPGIRDFVGPSEYAWDFNKPGSMGGFGPLDAKETVVGFLSKAARAVDTLTKPEAVPPHEQRGDAVPDAALPVEDLENLATEKPATDEPPAIEPPALETSTNVSASVEFKSHTHSPDKMSPSQLPEAYSGPRHGGAMPR, encoded by the coding sequence ATGAGTGACGGCAGCGACAATCATCTTGCCCGCTGGTCGCGCCGCAAGCTGGCCTCACGGCGAGAGCATAAGCCGGCGGCCCCTGAATTGGACCAGGCATCGGGCGAGGTCGCCGAGAATAACGATCCGGTGGCCTCCTGTCCTGAGCGCAACCTGCCAGAGGCGAAAGCAGCGGAGCTTGAGGGTGTTGGCGTGGTCGAGCCCCTCCCGCACCTCGAAGACCTGACTGCCGAAAGTGACGTTGCGGCTTTCTTGAAGAAAGGCGTTCCGTTGGCGCTGAAGCATGCGGCGTTACGCAAGGCATGGTCACTGGACCCCGGAATCCGCGACTTCGTCGGCCCTTCGGAATATGCCTGGGACTTCAACAAACCAGGCTCGATGGGGGGGTTTGGTCCGCTCGACGCAAAGGAAACCGTCGTGGGCTTCCTGTCGAAAGCGGCGCGTGCCGTTGACACCCTTACGAAACCGGAGGCCGTTCCGCCACATGAACAACGCGGCGATGCCGTGCCGGATGCGGCCCTTCCTGTCGAGGATCTAGAGAATTTAGCGACGGAAAAGCCAGCCACCGACGAGCCGCCGGCGATAGAGCCACCAGCTCTCGAGACGTCAACCAATGTGAGCGCATCGGTTGAATTCAAATCTCACACGCATTCGCCGGACAAGATGAGTCCTTCTCAGCTTCCCGAGGCTTACTCCGGGCCCCGACATGGCGGAGCGATGCCACGCTGA
- a CDS encoding DUF6494 family protein, with protein sequence MITNMETDPFNVSMRKFLKQVGVTSQQAIEKAVEQKGLKGQGKLIVKAVITSEAAGLNHVVEGEIDLG encoded by the coding sequence ATGATCACGAATATGGAAACCGACCCCTTCAACGTCTCCATGCGCAAGTTCCTCAAGCAGGTCGGGGTGACCTCGCAACAGGCGATAGAGAAGGCAGTGGAGCAAAAAGGTCTGAAAGGACAAGGGAAGCTGATCGTCAAGGCCGTCATCACGTCGGAGGCCGCCGGCCTGAATCATGTCGTGGAAGGCGAGATCGATCTGGGATGA
- a CDS encoding helix-turn-helix transcriptional regulator, whose protein sequence is MILLTTSEAADYLRLGERKIYELISKERIPCSKVAGKWLFPQHELDRWVLSGLVQPAGMISLELPPIVGGSQDDLLEWSLRQSGSGLATLAEGTEDGVARLLRGEVAAAAIHFHGTVADANVDAVAAMPRLSDAVLVGFVRREQGLLLEPGNPKSLNGLNDVLTSGARMAVRQRGAGADMLLAQLLADFGAKHSDLNRLEPPCLTGPDLASAVRSGQADCGIATRAAARTAGLEFLPLLWENFDLLMRQRTYFQPSFQALLGFLPQKVFTDRAVELTGYDTSPAGRIRFFK, encoded by the coding sequence ATGATCCTGCTGACCACATCCGAGGCTGCTGACTATCTTCGCTTGGGAGAGCGTAAGATTTACGAGTTGATTTCGAAGGAGCGAATCCCGTGCAGCAAGGTGGCAGGCAAATGGCTATTCCCACAGCACGAACTCGACCGCTGGGTCCTTTCGGGGCTCGTGCAGCCGGCGGGAATGATATCGCTCGAACTGCCACCTATCGTGGGGGGGAGCCAGGATGACCTGCTGGAATGGAGCCTGCGTCAGTCAGGCTCGGGGCTTGCCACATTGGCGGAAGGCACTGAAGACGGTGTCGCGCGGCTGCTGCGCGGAGAGGTCGCGGCCGCTGCGATCCATTTCCATGGCACGGTAGCCGATGCAAATGTCGATGCGGTAGCCGCCATGCCACGGCTTAGCGATGCGGTGCTGGTCGGCTTCGTCCGCCGCGAGCAAGGCCTATTGCTGGAGCCGGGCAATCCCAAATCGCTGAACGGTCTCAATGACGTCCTGACGAGTGGTGCGAGGATGGCCGTTCGTCAACGCGGTGCCGGAGCGGATATGCTGCTTGCTCAGTTGCTGGCAGATTTCGGCGCGAAACACAGCGACCTCAATCGACTGGAGCCGCCCTGCCTGACCGGTCCCGATCTTGCATCCGCCGTGCGGAGCGGCCAGGCGGATTGCGGCATTGCCACACGCGCCGCCGCTCGCACTGCTGGGCTGGAATTCCTGCCGCTGCTGTGGGAAAATTTCGACCTGCTCATGCGTCAGCGAACCTATTTTCAGCCCTCCTTCCAGGCGCTGTTAGGTTTCTTGCCGCAAAAGGTTTTTACCGACCGCGCCGTCGAGCTTACCGGGTATGATACAAGCCCGGCCGGCCGGATCCGGTTCTTCAAGTAG
- a CDS encoding DUF3305 domain-containing protein, protein MVRETEKVGVIVERRDLDSPWADHSWVPVAALAGAPVATPWTVLEQTTRLTRYYAGTSDIEFFGTDTAMYRENLRSQRPSLWIALRLTDLAPGIVVHLVTADPAEAESLTETNTDIIEAVSMPIEIQERLAAFVEAHHVERAFVKRKRDRTDPEAMASRIHGGSQSRTTRDE, encoded by the coding sequence ATGGTGCGGGAAACGGAAAAAGTCGGTGTGATCGTGGAGAGGCGAGACCTGGATAGCCCATGGGCGGATCATTCCTGGGTGCCGGTCGCCGCGCTCGCGGGCGCACCGGTCGCGACACCATGGACGGTGCTCGAACAGACGACGAGGCTTACGCGCTATTATGCAGGGACATCCGACATTGAATTTTTCGGAACGGATACGGCGATGTACCGGGAGAACCTGCGTTCACAGCGGCCTAGCCTTTGGATCGCCCTCCGACTCACGGATTTAGCTCCGGGAATCGTAGTCCATCTGGTTACAGCGGATCCGGCTGAGGCCGAATCTCTGACGGAAACCAACACAGACATCATCGAAGCCGTTTCGATGCCGATTGAAATACAGGAGCGCCTTGCCGCATTCGTGGAAGCTCATCATGTCGAGCGTGCGTTCGTCAAACGCAAGCGTGATCGGACAGATCCCGAAGCCATGGCAAGTCGGATTCATGGTGGCTCACAAAGCAGGACGACAAGGGATGAGTGA
- a CDS encoding DUF6352 family protein, translating to MKDFWVSSGHHLLDRDEADRLIVTDAFLKAYLARPELLPPEGACEVELRLHHELLMHHPRRPVTLDEIAVMGDPDARENWAFMISFRDRLLATPSLEAAYLQLALGSAADTPPLFMNQLAQVVLRNALDGETEPAVLRAAELFYRPQRVSFHEGALLLADAETIEVHEQNRHTSPLLSMLGGPAVTELEILDETNADSYFDRSDAFDMVLRLGGAHSPARRGLADAMEAWIRHLVAVTVTIEPVERIEDDNWAWFVGLDAEATRIGNALWRGEDLDPETAERIVALFRLRFSDIGEVRPQVGAQPIWLIMAMTPDRMIRMKPQNLIAGLPLCATAQAT from the coding sequence GTGAAGGATTTCTGGGTATCTTCGGGTCACCATCTCCTCGATCGGGACGAGGCAGACCGGCTTATAGTGACCGACGCGTTCCTCAAGGCTTATCTCGCTCGCCCCGAACTGCTTCCGCCGGAAGGGGCGTGTGAGGTAGAATTGCGTCTGCACCATGAGCTTCTGATGCATCATCCGCGCCGTCCGGTCACTCTGGACGAGATCGCCGTCATGGGCGACCCGGATGCCCGCGAAAACTGGGCGTTCATGATCTCCTTCCGCGACCGGCTTCTTGCCACGCCCTCGCTTGAGGCCGCTTATCTGCAACTGGCGCTCGGTTCGGCAGCCGACACGCCTCCGCTGTTCATGAACCAGCTCGCGCAGGTCGTGCTGCGCAATGCGCTCGACGGCGAGACCGAGCCCGCGGTGTTGCGCGCCGCCGAGCTGTTCTATCGCCCACAGCGGGTAAGCTTCCATGAAGGAGCGCTGCTGCTTGCCGACGCGGAAACAATAGAAGTTCACGAGCAGAACCGCCACACTTCACCGCTCTTGAGCATGCTCGGCGGGCCAGCCGTCACCGAACTCGAAATCCTGGACGAGACGAACGCCGATAGCTATTTTGACAGGAGCGATGCCTTTGACATGGTGCTCCGTCTGGGTGGCGCCCACAGCCCCGCGCGTCGCGGCCTTGCCGACGCAATGGAAGCCTGGATCCGCCATCTGGTCGCCGTCACGGTAACGATCGAACCGGTCGAGCGGATCGAAGACGACAACTGGGCATGGTTCGTCGGCCTTGACGCCGAGGCGACACGCATCGGTAATGCACTGTGGCGAGGCGAGGACCTCGACCCCGAAACGGCGGAGCGTATCGTTGCGTTGTTCCGCCTCCGCTTTTCCGACATTGGCGAGGTCAGGCCCCAAGTGGGTGCTCAACCGATCTGGCTGATCATGGCGATGACGCCCGATCGAATGATCCGCATGAAGCCGCAAAATCTTATTGCCGGTCTGCCGTTGTGCGCTACGGCGCAAGCGACCTAG
- a CDS encoding formate dehydrogenase yields MQDERQTALGRRYFLKAFGGATTTVVAAAALCPTDAEAYDPGEEEMRGRYRETDHVKAYYRVNRYPTQK; encoded by the coding sequence ATGCAAGACGAGCGACAAACGGCATTGGGCCGGCGCTACTTCCTTAAGGCATTCGGCGGCGCAACGACGACCGTCGTCGCGGCCGCGGCGCTCTGTCCCACCGATGCTGAGGCCTACGACCCGGGCGAAGAGGAGATGCGGGGCCGCTACCGCGAAACGGACCACGTCAAGGCCTACTATCGCGTCAATCGCTATCCTACGCAGAAGTGA